tgattagaaatttttaagtagtatatgtttatatattttaaataaaatccgGAACGGTTAGACCGAGAATCATAcgttaaaatataaaaattgaatgaCTATGCAGACATATTTTAATGATAGTAGTTCTTCGCGAATAAATACTAATATcagcaacagcagcagcagcagcatcACTACCgccatcattattatcactaacaataaaaatggacTCAGTCATGTAtactttaattaaataaatatattaaataaaaatatgaataaataaatataagaTAAACACTCCGatcaaatataaacataaataaataaataaaacatgaaaaagatatatatgggaagataaagaaatcatttaaattgTAGTGtttaccaattttttttttttttcctttttttttttccttcctATTTCCCAAACAATTGAACAAACCCTCCATCAGTACATATACACACAACGAACAtatatcataataataactgCAATGCCATGATCATTAGTAATGCTAAACTTACCATAACAACATTTTTCTTGGGTCTTCAATCAACTCTTTAACAGTTCTCAAGAAAGTGACAGCCTCACGACCATCCAATAATCTATGATCATAAGTCAAAGCCAAGTACATCATTGGTCTGGAAACAACTTGGCCGTTTACAGTGACCGGTCTTTCCTTAACACCATGCAAACCCAAGACAGCTGTTTGTGgcatattaataattggAGTACCATACAAGGAACCGAAAACACCACCGTTAGAAATGGTGAAAGTACCACCAGTCATATCTTCTAGAGTTAATTTACCATCTCTAGCCTTTTTACTTAAACGATGAATCTCGTTTTCAATTTCTAAAACAGATAAAGATTCAGCATTTCTAACGACTGGAGTGACTAAACCCTTTGGTGtggcaacagcaacagaaATATCAGTGTAATCTCTGTACAAGATCTGGTCTCCCTGAATAGCACCATTAACGGCTGGAATATCTTTAGCAGCCAAGGTACAAGCTCTGGAAAATAAACCCATAAAACCAAATTTAATGCCTCTCACTTTAATCATTTCATCCTTGTATAATTTACGCATTTCCAAGATAGCGCTCATATCAACTTCGTTAAATGTAGTCAAAGAAGCAGCAGTGTTTTGTGATTCCTTTAAACGTTCAGCAATTCTCATTCTCATTCTGTTCATCTTAACTTTATGTTCGTTACGAGAGAATCTTGTAAAGGTTGGTGCAGCTGTAGGAGATGGTGTTGGAGTAGAAGTTGGCTTTGGAGCTGCCTTCTTTGGAGCAGCAGGCTTTGGAGCTTCCTTCTTAGGAGCAGCAGCAGGAGCGGCAGGAGCAGGAGCAGCTGAGACATCTTCCTTTGGAGCGGCAGGGGCGGCACCACCAGTTGGAGCAGAACCTGGAACAATTTCTGCAATTTCGTCACCAACAGTGATAGTATCCTCTGGTTTGAAATTCAATTTGGTAACAGTACCAGTAACTGGGGCATTGACTTCAACATCAATTTTGTCAGTCTCAATGGTAGCTAATAATTCATCTTGTTTGATGAACTCACCGACTTTTTTAGTATAATCCTTCAAAGAACCTTCAGTCAATGATTCAGCCATTGGTGGACATTTAACAGATGTTGGTTTACCAGATGGTGTAGCGGCAGCCGATTTagtttcttctttttctggAGGAGTAggctttttttcctttggAGCAGCAGAAGCAGAAGCAGAAGCAGGGCTACCACCTTCCTCGATTTGGGCTAACTCTTCGCCAACAGTAACGGTATCCTCTGGTTTGAAATTCAATTTGGTAACAGTACCAGTAACTGGGGAATTGACTTCAACATCAATTTTGTCAGTCTCAATGGTAGCTAATAATTCATCTTGTTTGATAAATTCACCAACTTTTTTAGTATAATCCTTTAAAGAGCCTTCAGTCAATGATTCAGCCATTGGTGGGACTTTAACGCTAGTAACTTTATGACGAACAAACAAACATGATGCAAATTTTGTATTCTGATCTTGTAGTTTAGCGGCTTTTGTAatgctatttttaaatatagaGATTggtctttttttcaaaagattGATTGTTGTACTACGACAAATGGTGGATTTGGAAGCTAACATATTTTGAGTGTGTGAGTGAgctttatctttatttatttatttttttctttctttaaaagAGATAAAGAAAGGGGAGAAATAAAAGTAGAGAATTTAAAGGATACGTTTGACACTGATGCGGaggacaaaaaaaaaagaaacaaaagaaagaaagaaaaaaaaaaaagaaaaagaaaaagaaaaagaaaaagaattaagaaagaaataacaaataaaataaatttaaaataaaagacaTTAAGAAGTACCAATATTGATTAAAGTTAAATGAGAAAGAGGGAATAAGATTAATGGTTGATGTTAACACTTTTGATTGAACCATTGCTCTTTAGAACAACAAtctgaataaataaataaaacaattttattattcgtCTATGATGAAATAACAGTAACAATAAGATTATTAAACTTGGAAGTTTAATTTAAAGCTGACGAAAAAGACGAGGATGAAAGGAGAgccctttttcttttttttttaaggcGGGAGgggaaaagggaaaagggaaaaaggAGTAGCCAgaaaaataccaataaaaaacatttctAATTATTTACGGAGCCGAAAGCGgtttggtttatttttaatattattattatactctTTCTCCTTCCTTTTCCGGtaattgttatatatatatataattaattttattaaaagaaggGCAAACGAAAACACAAAATGAGGgcaacaaaacaaaaaatatattataaattgaTTCGGTAGAATATTAACAATTATAACTAAATCAActcatttattatattaacaAAGTCCGAACTACCATAACGGCCTCTCGGATTTATACTTCAATCTAACCCTATAAATACACCTAGTACTTCTTTTATATGGTGTACAGCTTTTGGGTATGTGTGGGtgctaatatttttttttttgaaaagtattataatataactAGAGCCACATAGTTGCAAATATGATCTTTATACGTATTAAGCTAGAAAATTTATAACTCACACACCCCACCTCAgttttaaaactataatgTCAACAATAAAgtgaaaaacaaataaatttcaACAACACGGGGGAAAGAATACATGCTTTTAGAAGGTGTCCAAGAAGATCTAACTGTAACTACaactgaaaaaagaaggcTTGAATTATTGTACGGGAATGAAGaggaaagagaaagagaagaGAAAAGAGGCACTAATACTGAGACACctatatttaatatcacAAAAAGTACCAATACGGAAGGAAGTGAAACGGAAACAACGGATGTGGATGGCTctttagtattattagaaacCCAAATACCGAATGCCATGGAACATATTCATACTAGCATTAACAATTCTctatcatcatcttcagaAAACAGTAGTCTAGATGTACCAATTGTAAGTACAGAAAATGACTCGACTACCaataatttacaaaaatacgAGGatttggaaaagaaaaacaatcttaataataaaacaagtCAACGAAATGATATTTGtgaggaagaaaaaaatgaaatagaAAACGATGATGCTAACGATCTTGTTTTCATAAATACTCAAATACATGGAAAATTAGAGGAACTAAACGATAAATGcaatagaataaaaaggTTTAAAAGTAATTTGCAAAGTTATAATCATGATAACAGTGGCAACACTAACAAAGCTATTTGTAAGGAgtcttcattttttaagaaaaaagacCTGAAAACCATCACTTCAATAAATACGATGAATTAtcttaataacaaaacaaataataatagaaagGGGAACAATATTAGAAGAGATAGTAAATCTTCAAAAGTTATTGCATTATTATCTggcaagaaaaataaaataaaagacgTTTTTGACAAAAtacttttgaaaaaggaTAATACTGATAACACTAATGAAACAAATGTCTCATTACCAAGAGAAAGAACCACTTATGATGAAGACGAATGgctatttattttacaacTAATGAAGGAAAATCTAATGATTCAGCCGtctaaagaagaaatattgACATTACGTAAAGAGTTATATTCCGAGTACGTTAATAAAAGACTTTGTAATGCGAGTAATGATGCTTGTGAACAAAGTGAATCTCCTTTAATATGGGAAAAATCACAAGATATTCCAGAGACTTCAATTTTGTATGAACTATACAATGAAAACTGTAGTATTTCAGCCGCTACTGGAACTTCTACTTCAagaaataatcaaaatcgTAACAATAATTCGAATATTCTTATGTCTTTATCCCAGGCTATGTATGATAACGACACAAAAAGTAAAGATGAAGAAACAAATACTTATACTAACAATATACCTATAGACTCACAGGAAAGTTTGAGCAGTGATTTGAGTGTTATAGAAAATAGCACAGCGGAAGAGGAAGGGagcaaaatattttttgatgaaaaagGTTCAAATTTAGATACATTGAATACGATGCTCAACAATGATACACAGTTTTATACTCCATTTGAAACACCTTTCAGATCGCCCTCGAAGAGTGCCATAAACAGCCTTAAAAATGACGATGACGATAAGAATAGTACTTACAATGGTATTAAAATACAAGTACCCGCTACTAGAACAAACACCATAGGAAGCACGTTAGCTCCGTGTGATTTGTCCTTCCCTATTACCACTGATATTATTGCCAACGATAATCGAAAAGACACTGAAAATACAAGTTCTACTAGTTCTATTTCTGTTATTCCTGATAGCCAAGATGATGAACAAGACGATACCacattatttattcaagAAGCCGAGGTTTTTATCTCACCTGTTAAAGTAGAGAATAGAAATAGGAATTCACCACTCAAAACAAATAGCGATAAGATAACTCTCTTTGTTGCTGATAGTAATACCGATAGTAGCAAAAAGGACTCCACTCCTCCACCTAAGGCTTCTGAATTAAGAATTCAATTGAAAGAGATTGGATTAAAGACAAGAAACTCAAGTACTAGCATAATGTTGGAATCCTTAGAACTATTTAGATCACAATCCTACTCTagtaaaaatgatatatttgatgaaattacgaaaatattactattaaaaaGTGATAATGACGAAGAAGATTTTTTACagaaaatttattgttttcaacCTCTTTCGTTCAATGCATTTCACACTTATCTTAAATTGCATAATtctattttccaatttgtAGATGAGTCCACTATTAAGGAGTGGGCTGATAATCAAggtatttgttttaaataacaaacCATCGACACATTATTGGAAATTTCTATAGATTGATTgtcttattatttttattttatttttattagagtTTTAACAATAGACACATTGAATAATATCGGATGATATTTAacagattttatttttttaattttatttttttaattttattttttttctatttttttttttcc
This Saccharomycodes ludwigii strain NBRC 1722 chromosome II, whole genome shotgun sequence DNA region includes the following protein-coding sequences:
- the KGD2 gene encoding dihydrolipoyl transsuccinylase (similar to Saccharomyces cerevisiae YDR148C | KGD2 | alpha-KetoGlutarate Dehydrogenase), which codes for MLASKSTICRSTTINLLKKRPISIFKNSITKAAKLQDQNTKFASCLFVRHKVTSVKVPPMAESLTEGSLKDYTKKVGEFIKQDELLATIETDKIDVEVNSPVTGTVTKLNFKPEDTVTVGEELAQIEEGGSPASASASAAPKEKKPTPPEKEETKSAAATPSGKPTSVKCPPMAESLTEGSLKDYTKKVGEFIKQDELLATIETDKIDVEVNAPVTGTVTKLNFKPEDTITVGDEIAEIVPGSAPTGGAAPAAPKEDVSAAPAPAAPAAAPKKEAPKPAAPKKAAPKPTSTPTPSPTAAPTFTRFSRNEHKVKMNRMRMRIAERLKESQNTAASLTTFNEVDMSAILEMRKLYKDEMIKVRGIKFGFMGLFSRACTLAAKDIPAVNGAIQGDQILYRDYTDISVAVATPKGLVTPVVRNAESLSVLEIENEIHRLSKKARDGKLTLEDMTGGTFTISNGGVFGSLYGTPIINMPQTAVLGLHGVKERPVTVNGQVVSRPMMYLALTYDHRLLDGREAVTFLRTVKELIEDPRKMLLW
- the SLX4 gene encoding Slx4p (similar to Saccharomyces cerevisiae YLR135W | SLX4 | Synthetic Lethal of unknown (X) function), with the translated sequence MLLEGVQEDLTVTTTEKRRLELLYGNEEEREREEKRGTNTETPIFNITKSTNTEGSETETTDVDGSLVLLETQIPNAMEHIHTSINNSLSSSSENSSLDVPIVSTENDSTTNNLQKYEDLEKKNNLNNKTSQRNDICEEEKNEIENDDANDLVFINTQIHGKLEELNDKCNRIKRFKSNLQSYNHDNSGNTNKAICKESSFFKKKDLKTITSINTMNYLNNKTNNNRKGNNIRRDSKSSKVIALLSGKKNKIKDVFDKILLKKDNTDNTNETNVSLPRERTTYDEDEWLFILQLMKENLMIQPSKEEILTLRKELYSEYVNKRLCNASNDACEQSESPLIWEKSQDIPETSILYELYNENCSISAATGTSTSRNNQNRNNNSNILMSLSQAMYDNDTKSKDEETNTYTNNIPIDSQESLSSDLSVIENSTAEEEGSKIFFDEKGSNLDTLNTMLNNDTQFYTPFETPFRSPSKSAINSLKNDDDDKNSTYNGIKIQVPATRTNTIGSTLAPCDLSFPITTDIIANDNRKDTENTSSTSSISVIPDSQDDEQDDTTLFIQEAEVFISPVKVENRNRNSPLKTNSDKITLFVADSNTDSSKKDSTPPPKASELRIQLKEIGLKTRNSSTSIMLESLELFRSQSYSSKNDIFDEITKILLLKSDNDEEDFLQKIYCFQPLSFNAFHTYLKLHNSIFQFVDESTIKEWADNQGICFK